A genomic window from Camelus ferus isolate YT-003-E chromosome 9, BCGSAC_Cfer_1.0, whole genome shotgun sequence includes:
- the LOC116665939 gene encoding olfactory receptor 2G3-like, which translates to MRPAAWNESGTSDFVLLGLGAPPSLRPLLWAALLVAYLATVLGNGALVGLIALDRRLHRPMYRLLAHLALLDTAYVSTTLPQALVHMRARRATLSPARCGAQLYVGISLGSCEALLLAAMALDRCLAVRQPLRYAALVTPPRCAALAAAAWALGFALSAPNAAAALRLRFCPGRPAVDHFFCELPAVLRTACADTSANQLLVYGLGTPILLVPLTFILASYALILAAVGKLPSAESRLKALSTCGSHLAVVGLFYGTVTAMYLRPRGSSALPARRHKLVAVFYLVVTPVLNPLIYSLRNREVHAAARYALARLRGSRSELR; encoded by the coding sequence ATGCGCCCGGCTGCCTGGAATGAGTCGGGGACCTCAGACTTcgtgctgctggggctgggggccccgCCCTCCCTGCGGCCCTTGCTGTGGGCGGCGCTCCTGGTGGCCTATCTGGCCACGGTGCTGGGCAATGGCGCCCTGGTGGGGCTGATCGCCTTGGACCGGCGGCTGCACCGGCCCATGTACCGCCTGCTCGCCCACCTGGCGCTGCTGGACACGGCGTACGTGAGCACCACGCTCCCGCAGGCTCTGGTGCACATGAGGGCCCGCCGAGCCACCCTCTCCCCGGCGCGCTGCGGGGCGCAGCTCTACGTGGGCATCTCCCTGGGCAGCTGCGAGGCCCTGCTGCTGGCCGCCATGGCGCTGGACCGCTGCCTGGCCGTGCGCCAGCCCCTGCGCTACGCGGCGCTCGTGACGCCCCCGCGCTGCGCCGCGCTGGCCGCCGCCGCCTGGGCGCTGGGCTTCGCGCTGTCGGCGCCCAACGCCGCGGCCGCGCTGCGCCTGCGCTTCTGCCCCGGGCGGCCGGCCGTCGACCACTTCTTCTGCGAGCTGCCCGCTGTGCTGAGGACGGCGTGTGCGGACACCTCCGCCAACCAGCTGCTGGTCTACGGCCTGGGCACGCCCATCCTCCTGGTGCCTTTGACCTTCATCCTCGCCTCCTACGCCTTGATTCTGGCGGCCGTGGGCAAGCTGCCGTCCGCCGAGAGCCGCCTCAAGGCGCTGTCCACCTGCGGCTCCCACCTGGCCGTGGTGGGGCTCTTCTACGGCACGGTGACCGCCATGTACCTGCGCCCGCGGGGCTCCAGCGCCCTCCCCGCCAGGCGCCACAAGCTGGTGGCTGTCTTCTATCTGGTCGTCACGCCTGTCCTGAACCCACTCATCTACAGCCTTCGAAACCGCGAGGTCCACGCGGCAGCCCGCTACGCCCTCGCCCGGCTGCGGGGGTCGCGCTCGGAGCTGCGCTGA